One region of Streptomyces rishiriensis genomic DNA includes:
- a CDS encoding PucR family transcriptional regulator, with protein sequence MSHAIQRATELALNETTVTALRATLKTTADEVVQAIIDEVPPYANALSGSMGGTIRRAVRTALGHYLDLASGNTTGGDAGDAAYELGRGEVRDGRSMDALLSAYRFGARVAWRCLAAGAVPAGLPAAEVAKFAELTFAYIDELSAASAAGHADELAARGRAHERHLEQLVRDLLAGASPDALLASAQRAGWQPPVSLTAVLLPAAQARPAYRTLDPSTLVLDDLPDAFGVLLVPDADRSHLLRQLTDRTAVVGPARPWTRASDSYARAVRARSLSSDIRDTEDHLPELVLSADMDAFADLRARALAPLRTLPAATARRLEETLRAWLLHQGRREEVAAALFVHPQTVRYRMSQLRELFPDLGLPHRVLELTLAVGLRAG encoded by the coding sequence ATGAGCCATGCGATCCAGAGGGCCACCGAACTGGCCCTGAATGAGACGACGGTCACCGCACTTCGGGCCACGCTGAAGACCACCGCCGATGAGGTCGTCCAGGCGATCATCGACGAAGTCCCTCCCTACGCCAACGCCCTTTCGGGCAGCATGGGCGGCACCATCCGCCGAGCGGTCCGCACCGCCCTGGGCCACTACCTGGACCTCGCGAGCGGGAACACCACAGGCGGCGACGCCGGTGACGCAGCCTACGAGCTGGGCCGCGGCGAGGTGCGCGACGGCCGTTCGATGGACGCCCTGCTCAGCGCCTACCGGTTCGGCGCCCGCGTGGCCTGGCGATGCCTGGCAGCGGGTGCCGTACCCGCAGGTCTGCCCGCCGCCGAGGTAGCCAAGTTCGCCGAGCTGACCTTCGCCTACATCGACGAGCTTTCCGCCGCGAGCGCCGCTGGCCACGCCGACGAACTGGCCGCCCGTGGCCGGGCTCATGAGCGCCACCTGGAACAACTGGTCCGCGACCTCCTCGCCGGCGCGAGCCCGGACGCGCTGCTTGCCTCTGCTCAACGGGCCGGCTGGCAGCCTCCGGTCTCGCTGACCGCGGTCCTGCTGCCCGCCGCCCAGGCCCGGCCGGCCTACCGCACGCTCGACCCGAGCACCCTCGTCCTCGACGATCTGCCGGACGCCTTCGGCGTGCTGCTCGTCCCCGATGCCGACCGATCACATCTCTTGAGGCAGCTGACCGACCGCACCGCCGTGGTCGGCCCGGCCCGGCCTTGGACTCGTGCGTCCGACTCGTACGCCCGAGCCGTACGCGCGCGCTCCCTCTCCTCTGATATTCGCGACACCGAGGACCACCTGCCCGAGCTGGTGCTGAGTGCCGACATGGACGCGTTCGCAGACCTGCGTGCCCGAGCCCTCGCACCCTTGCGGACCCTGCCTGCCGCGACCGCGCGGCGGCTGGAGGAGACGTTGCGGGCGTGGCTGCTGCACCAGGGCAGGCGGGAAGAGGTGGCGGCGGCGTTGTTCGTCCATCCCCAGACCGTCCGGTACCGGATGTCGCAGCTGCGGGAGCTGTTTCCGGATCTCGGGTTGCCGCACCGGGTCCTTGAACTGACGCTGGCGGTCGGTCTTCGGGCCGGCTGA
- a CDS encoding ferredoxin reductase, with the protein MTSAALRSRAWKMLEMVTTPLLPSDYLDLVSPLRAGADLRGRIEAVHPETSDAATIVIRPGRGWRGHTAGQYVRIGVDVDGVRLWRAYSVTSPTNRQDGRITVTVKAIPDGKVSNHLVRRVKPGTLIQLDQATGDFVLPEAKPAKVLYLTAGSGITPVMGMLRDIEFDDVVMVHSAPQPQDVIFRDDLHALVADKKLRLTELHTDTDGMLDIARLDELVPDWTERETWACGPAGMLDAAEKHWSEHGVQERLHTERFRPSIVVAGDGGEVTFSTTGKTVDADGATPLLDVGEEAGVLMPSGCRMGICFGCVTPLKAGAVRDLRTGEITEAEPGVLIQTCVSAAAGPCDIER; encoded by the coding sequence ATGACGAGTGCAGCCCTCCGCAGCAGGGCGTGGAAAATGTTGGAGATGGTCACGACGCCGCTGCTGCCGTCGGACTACCTCGACCTGGTCAGCCCGCTGCGCGCGGGCGCTGACCTGCGCGGTCGCATCGAGGCCGTGCACCCCGAGACGAGTGACGCCGCGACCATCGTGATCAGGCCGGGACGGGGCTGGCGAGGCCACACGGCCGGTCAGTACGTGCGGATCGGGGTCGACGTCGACGGGGTGCGCCTGTGGCGTGCCTACTCGGTCACCTCGCCGACGAACCGCCAGGACGGCCGCATCACGGTCACCGTGAAGGCGATCCCGGACGGCAAGGTCAGCAACCACCTGGTCCGCAGGGTGAAACCGGGGACGCTGATCCAGCTCGACCAGGCGACCGGTGACTTCGTGCTGCCGGAGGCCAAGCCCGCCAAGGTGCTCTACCTGACGGCCGGCAGCGGCATCACGCCCGTGATGGGCATGCTCCGCGACATCGAGTTCGACGACGTCGTCATGGTCCACTCCGCGCCCCAGCCGCAAGACGTGATCTTCCGCGACGATCTGCACGCCCTGGTCGCGGACAAGAAGCTGCGTCTGACCGAGTTGCACACCGACACGGACGGCATGCTCGACATCGCCCGTCTCGACGAACTCGTGCCCGACTGGACCGAGCGCGAGACCTGGGCTTGCGGGCCCGCAGGCATGCTCGACGCCGCCGAAAAGCACTGGAGCGAGCACGGCGTCCAAGAGCGCCTGCACACCGAACGCTTCCGCCCCAGCATCGTCGTCGCCGGCGACGGCGGCGAGGTCACGTTCAGCACCACCGGCAAGACCGTCGACGCGGACGGCGCCACGCCGTTGCTGGACGTCGGCGAGGAGGCCGGCGTGCTCATGCCGTCCGGGTGCCGCATGGGCATCTGCTTCGGCTGCGTCACGCCGCTCAAGGCGGGTGCCGTCCGCGACCTGCGCACCGGCGAGATCACCGAGGCCGAGCCGGGCGTCCTCATCCAGACCTGCGTGTCCGCCGCGGCGGGCCCCTGCGACATCGAACGGTAG
- a CDS encoding fatty acid desaturase family protein, protein MTAIDPTAHLTAEQIEELGRELDAIRDEVIAGRGEKDAAYIRKVISAQRKLELVSRGVLLFSIFPPAWLIGTAGLSVAKIMDNMEIGHNILHGQWDWMRDPKIHSTTWDWDHVSPAEQWKHSHNELHHTYTNVIGKDNDLGYGIMRVDEDQKWHPFHLGQPLWNFINACFFEYGIAAYDLELGKNLSKRRRKSPEFRARARAVGRKIRKQVLKDYVIHPLLSGPSFPTTLAATFTANLVRNLWTHSVIMCGHFPEGVQVFERRSIRGETRGQWYLRQMMGSANISGSKAMHFMTGNLSHQIEHHLFPDLPSNRYAEVAVKVRALFEKYELDYVTGPLPKQVFSAWHKVFRLSLPNKKPKVKTPKVKTPDREQELVAA, encoded by the coding sequence TTGACCGCCATCGACCCCACCGCCCACCTGACCGCGGAGCAGATCGAGGAGCTCGGCCGCGAGCTGGACGCGATCCGCGACGAGGTGATCGCCGGCCGCGGCGAGAAAGACGCCGCCTACATCCGCAAGGTCATCTCGGCGCAGCGCAAGCTCGAGCTGGTCAGCAGGGGCGTGTTGCTGTTCTCGATCTTCCCGCCCGCATGGCTGATCGGCACCGCAGGCCTGTCCGTGGCGAAGATCATGGACAACATGGAGATCGGCCACAACATCCTGCACGGCCAGTGGGACTGGATGCGGGACCCGAAGATCCACTCCACCACCTGGGACTGGGATCACGTCTCGCCGGCCGAGCAGTGGAAGCACTCGCACAACGAGCTGCACCACACGTACACCAACGTGATCGGCAAGGACAACGACCTCGGCTACGGCATCATGCGTGTCGACGAGGACCAGAAGTGGCACCCGTTCCACCTCGGCCAGCCGCTGTGGAACTTCATCAACGCCTGCTTCTTCGAGTACGGCATCGCGGCGTACGACCTGGAACTCGGCAAGAACCTGAGCAAGCGCCGCCGCAAGAGCCCGGAGTTCCGCGCGCGGGCCAGGGCCGTGGGCCGCAAGATCCGCAAGCAGGTGCTCAAGGACTACGTGATCCACCCGCTGCTGTCGGGCCCGTCCTTCCCCACCACGCTCGCCGCCACGTTCACCGCGAACCTGGTCCGCAACCTCTGGACCCACTCGGTGATCATGTGCGGGCACTTCCCCGAGGGCGTGCAGGTCTTCGAGCGCCGGTCGATCAGGGGCGAGACGCGCGGCCAGTGGTACCTGCGCCAGATGATGGGCTCGGCGAACATCAGCGGCAGCAAGGCCATGCACTTCATGACCGGCAACCTGTCCCACCAGATCGAGCACCACCTGTTCCCGGACCTGCCGAGCAACCGGTATGCCGAGGTCGCGGTGAAGGTGCGCGCGTTGTTCGAGAAGTACGAGCTGGACTACGTCACCGGGCCGCTGCCCAAGCAGGTGTTCTCCGCATGGCACAAGGTTTTCCGGCTCTCACTGCCGAACAAGAAGCCCAAGGTCAAGACGCCCAAGGTCAAGACGCCGGACCGCGAGCAGGAGCTCGTCGCGGCCTGA
- the tkt gene encoding transketolase, whose product MTANQTDPATGTKSTHPEAPAEAASDAPTGNPFQPHPTLPEGMGDLDRRAIDTVRVLAMDAVQKTGNGHPGTAMSMAPTAYLLFQKWLRHDPSDPNWIGRDRFVLSMGHSSLTLYIQLFLSGYGLELSDLKALRTWGSLTPGHPEVNHTPGVETTTGPLGQGIGNAVGMAMAARRERGLFDPTAPEGESVFDHTIWAFASDGDLEEGVSSEASSLAGTQELGNLVLVYDANRISIEDNTDIAFNEDVGKRYEAYGWHVQHVDDGEDLAAVDRALAAAHAETGRPSLIVLHTIIGWPSPNKQNTGAAHGSALGEDEVRATKDILGFDPDKTFEVAPEVLEHARRVTERGRQAHAQWQQRFDAWRDDNPEGAALLERLSTRRLPQGWADDLPNWDADPKGVATRKASGEVLAALYPVLPELWGGSADLAESNNTAVKGEASFLPADRQTKMWSGGPYGRTLHFGVREHAMGAIMNGIALHGGTRVYGGTFLTFSDYMRGAVRLAALMQLPVTYVWTHDSIGLGEDGPTHQPVEHYAALRAIPGLDFVRPADANETAVAWRTILEHNDRPAGLALSRQNLPVLDRTKFASAEGVARGGYVLAEASGGTPEVILMGTGSEVQIAVAARETLEADGVPTRVVSLPCWEWFAAQDRAYREQVLPPTVRARVSVEAGVPMGWREFVGDAGRIVGLDHYGASAAYTVLYEQFGLTADAVVAAARQSLTAAKEPSAAPTGPDSAGVLHSPTGDR is encoded by the coding sequence ATGACCGCCAACCAGACAGACCCCGCCACGGGGACGAAGAGCACTCACCCCGAGGCCCCCGCCGAGGCCGCGAGTGACGCGCCCACCGGCAATCCCTTCCAGCCGCACCCCACCCTCCCCGAGGGGATGGGTGATCTCGATCGCCGCGCGATCGACACCGTGCGCGTGCTGGCGATGGACGCGGTGCAGAAAACCGGCAACGGCCACCCCGGCACCGCGATGAGCATGGCTCCCACGGCCTACCTGCTGTTCCAGAAATGGCTGCGCCACGACCCGAGTGATCCGAACTGGATCGGCCGTGACCGCTTCGTGTTGTCGATGGGGCACTCGAGCCTCACCCTGTACATCCAGCTCTTTCTCTCCGGCTACGGCCTGGAGCTCTCCGACCTCAAGGCGCTGCGCACCTGGGGCTCCCTGACCCCGGGCCACCCCGAGGTCAACCACACACCGGGTGTCGAGACGACGACCGGCCCATTGGGCCAGGGCATCGGCAACGCCGTCGGCATGGCGATGGCCGCCCGCCGCGAGCGCGGCTTGTTCGACCCCACCGCCCCGGAGGGCGAAAGTGTGTTCGACCACACGATCTGGGCCTTCGCCTCCGACGGCGACCTCGAGGAAGGCGTCAGCAGCGAGGCGTCATCGCTGGCCGGCACCCAGGAGCTGGGCAACCTGGTCCTGGTCTACGACGCCAACCGGATCTCGATCGAGGACAACACCGACATCGCGTTCAACGAGGACGTCGGCAAACGGTACGAGGCCTATGGCTGGCACGTCCAGCACGTTGACGACGGCGAGGACCTGGCCGCGGTCGACCGCGCGCTGGCCGCCGCCCACGCCGAGACCGGCCGTCCCTCGCTGATCGTGCTGCACACGATCATCGGCTGGCCCTCGCCGAACAAGCAGAACACCGGCGCGGCCCACGGATCGGCACTGGGCGAGGACGAGGTCCGGGCGACCAAGGACATCCTCGGCTTCGACCCCGACAAGACCTTCGAGGTCGCCCCGGAGGTGCTCGAGCACGCCCGCCGGGTGACCGAACGGGGCCGACAGGCGCACGCGCAGTGGCAGCAGCGATTCGACGCGTGGCGGGACGACAACCCCGAGGGCGCTGCGTTGCTGGAGCGGCTGTCCACCCGCCGGCTGCCGCAGGGCTGGGCGGACGACCTGCCGAACTGGGACGCCGACCCGAAGGGCGTGGCCACGCGGAAGGCCTCCGGTGAGGTGCTCGCCGCTCTGTACCCGGTCCTGCCGGAGCTGTGGGGCGGTTCGGCCGACCTGGCGGAGAGCAACAACACCGCGGTCAAGGGGGAGGCCTCGTTCCTGCCCGCGGACCGGCAGACCAAGATGTGGTCGGGTGGCCCGTACGGGCGCACGCTGCACTTCGGCGTCCGCGAGCACGCCATGGGCGCGATCATGAACGGCATCGCGCTGCATGGCGGGACCCGCGTGTACGGCGGCACGTTCCTCACCTTCTCCGACTACATGCGCGGTGCGGTGCGGCTGGCCGCGCTCATGCAGCTTCCGGTCACCTACGTGTGGACGCACGACTCGATCGGGCTGGGCGAGGACGGCCCCACCCACCAGCCCGTCGAGCACTACGCGGCGCTGAGGGCCATCCCCGGCCTGGACTTCGTCCGCCCGGCCGACGCCAACGAGACCGCGGTGGCATGGCGCACCATCCTCGAGCACAACGACCGCCCGGCCGGACTGGCGCTGTCCCGGCAGAACCTGCCCGTCCTCGACCGCACGAAGTTCGCGTCGGCCGAGGGCGTCGCCAGGGGCGGCTACGTACTGGCCGAGGCCTCCGGCGGCACCCCTGAGGTCATCTTGATGGGCACCGGCTCCGAGGTGCAGATCGCCGTCGCCGCCCGCGAAACCCTGGAGGCCGACGGCGTCCCGACCCGGGTCGTGTCACTGCCGTGCTGGGAGTGGTTCGCGGCCCAGGACCGGGCCTACCGTGAGCAGGTGCTGCCGCCCACAGTGCGCGCCCGGGTGAGCGTCGAGGCCGGTGTGCCCATGGGCTGGCGGGAGTTCGTCGGTGACGCCGGCCGCATCGTCGGTCTGGACCACTACGGCGCCAGCGCGGCCTACACCGTGCTGTACGAGCAGTTCGGCCTCACCGCCGACGCGGTCGTCGCCGCGGCTCGCCAGAGCCTTACCGCTGCCAAGGAACCGTCGGCAGCCCCCACCGGCCCGGACAGCGCCGGCGTCCTGCACAGCCCCACCGGCGATCGCTGA
- a CDS encoding MBL fold metallo-hydrolase: METSTAGLVLVETGLGLGDVRDPRGTLGADWVAMAQPALDEEETAVRQIARLGHRPSDVRHIIVTHLDVDHSGGLPDFPGADVHVLASELDAARSQAPSFRYRPAHWAHEPRWITYASEPDSGEQWFGFSAVQPKGLPQEIKLIPLGGHTAGHTGIAVQDGDRWLLHCGDAYYYHREIDGSREVHPLLDIVQTGSQVSRDLRLGTQARLRELIRDHGDQVEVFSAHDPWEFARYVDDVSPAGRLG; the protein is encoded by the coding sequence ATGGAGACCAGCACCGCCGGTCTCGTGCTGGTCGAAACCGGCCTCGGCCTCGGCGACGTCCGGGATCCGCGCGGAACCCTCGGCGCGGACTGGGTCGCGATGGCGCAGCCGGCGCTCGACGAGGAGGAGACAGCCGTCCGGCAGATAGCCCGACTGGGCCACAGGCCGTCCGACGTTCGGCACATCATCGTTACCCACCTCGATGTCGACCACAGCGGTGGACTGCCCGACTTTCCCGGCGCCGACGTCCACGTCCTCGCGTCCGAACTCGATGCGGCCCGTTCTCAGGCTCCCAGCTTCCGCTACCGGCCGGCCCACTGGGCACACGAGCCCCGCTGGATCACCTACGCCTCCGAACCCGACTCCGGCGAACAGTGGTTCGGCTTCTCCGCCGTGCAGCCGAAGGGGCTGCCCCAAGAGATCAAACTCATTCCCCTGGGGGGCCACACCGCAGGCCACACCGGCATCGCTGTCCAGGACGGTGATCGATGGCTCCTGCATTGCGGCGATGCGTACTACTACCACCGCGAGATCGATGGTTCGAGGGAGGTCCACCCGCTGCTCGACATCGTTCAGACCGGTTCGCAGGTCTCTCGTGACCTGCGGCTGGGGACGCAGGCCCGCCTACGCGAACTGATCCGCGACCATGGCGATCAGGTCGAGGTCTTTTCCGCGCACGACCCGTGGGAGTTCGCCCGCTACGTCGATGACGTCTCACCGGCTGGTCGGCTGGGGTGA
- a CDS encoding MerR family transcriptional regulator, with protein MDPSLLDIAEVAETSGLAPSALRFYEKKGLITSAGRNGLRRTYMPEVLERLALITCARSAGFSLAEIGRFVVARPSDADLRVRMAARARDLDEQVSRLTRLRDSLRHAAVCDYEPIVDCPDFKRAVGEVSTPATDPSETAPLTVETQAPQAR; from the coding sequence GTGGACCCATCGCTGCTGGACATCGCTGAGGTTGCCGAGACGTCCGGGTTGGCGCCCTCGGCACTGCGCTTCTACGAGAAGAAGGGCTTGATCACCTCCGCAGGACGCAATGGGCTTCGCCGTACATACATGCCGGAGGTACTGGAGCGCCTGGCGCTGATCACGTGCGCACGGAGCGCAGGATTCTCGCTGGCCGAGATCGGCCGGTTCGTGGTGGCGCGACCCTCCGATGCGGACCTGCGCGTACGGATGGCCGCCAGAGCACGGGATCTCGATGAGCAGGTCAGCAGACTCACGCGGCTCCGCGACAGTCTCCGCCACGCGGCCGTCTGCGACTACGAACCGATCGTTGACTGCCCCGACTTCAAACGTGCCGTCGGGGAGGTATCCACACCGGCAACCGACCCGAGCGAGACCGCCCCCCTGACCGTCGAGACGCAGGCTCCCCAGGCCCGGTGA
- a CDS encoding LysR family transcriptional regulator, which translates to MPAAATAFPAPTPTAATDLAPHELRILVAVDGERGFSAAARVLGLTQSAVSHSMRGMERKVGAVLFERGRKGATPTAAGAIAAAHARRVLRLLDTLAAEARGAERGTVTGPLRIAAFRSAALFLLPPVLERLTARHPGIEPEVHVVRELGVGTAGEVVQGRADVGIATVGATSPVPAGLIGDVLIEDPYSLVHPAGHPAPRSLPLVDWHENCGSHTRRWWAGQDWIPKATVLAEDDGAVLSMVSRGLGMAIMPALSLNEAPDGIEITDLGPGRPTRSVGYVTTPEQASSVSVRALIRELRAARP; encoded by the coding sequence ATGCCAGCCGCAGCCACTGCATTCCCCGCGCCCACTCCGACCGCCGCCACGGACCTCGCCCCGCACGAGCTCCGCATCCTTGTGGCTGTCGACGGCGAGCGTGGGTTCTCGGCGGCCGCCAGGGTCCTCGGGCTGACCCAGTCCGCTGTCTCGCACTCCATGCGCGGGATGGAACGCAAGGTCGGAGCAGTCCTCTTCGAGCGGGGCCGCAAGGGCGCGACGCCGACCGCAGCCGGTGCCATCGCTGCCGCCCACGCCCGCCGGGTCCTGCGGCTCCTGGACACTCTGGCCGCAGAGGCCCGCGGCGCGGAGCGGGGCACGGTCACCGGTCCGCTGCGCATCGCCGCCTTCCGTAGCGCCGCCCTCTTCCTGCTGCCGCCCGTCCTGGAGCGCCTCACCGCCCGGCACCCCGGCATCGAACCCGAGGTGCATGTCGTCCGCGAGCTGGGTGTGGGCACCGCAGGCGAGGTCGTCCAGGGGCGCGCGGACGTGGGCATCGCGACCGTCGGCGCCACGTCGCCCGTGCCCGCTGGGCTCATCGGCGACGTACTCATCGAGGATCCCTACTCGCTGGTGCACCCGGCCGGCCACCCCGCCCCGCGCTCCCTGCCGCTGGTGGACTGGCACGAGAACTGCGGCTCCCACACCCGCCGGTGGTGGGCCGGACAGGACTGGATTCCGAAGGCGACCGTCCTGGCCGAGGACGACGGAGCGGTGCTCTCGATGGTGAGCCGCGGTCTCGGTATGGCGATCATGCCGGCGCTCTCGCTGAACGAAGCACCGGACGGCATCGAGATCACCGATCTCGGACCCGGGCGTCCGACCCGTTCCGTGGGCTACGTCACCACTCCGGAACAGGCTTCCAGCGTCTCCGTCCGCGCCCTGATCCGAGAACTGAGGGCGGCCCGCCCCTGA
- a CDS encoding NADP-dependent oxidoreductase, whose amino-acid sequence MTETAFAVHQTARPHGFPTPRHFAFVESPMPEPGPGTALVENLFWSVDPYHREMMDADFALNAPLEGRTLGRVVDSRHPALREGEIVFHRQGWRTHTVVTPDEARAVPHFDGVPLSAHLSILGGTGLTAYVGLTRIAEFREGQDIFVSAAAGGVGTATGRLARLMGAGRLVGSAGRPEKAAYLTEHVGYDEVFDYHSGPAAELLAQAAPDGIDLYMDNVGGEHLEAAISSLREYGRIVRIGTISQYNSTGTPYALRNLPDIVEKSLRIDGFLVRNYLDVQEELYEFVVPHLQSGRIMLDETVVDGFDGIVDGFLGMLRGENRGKIIVRAAGADV is encoded by the coding sequence ATGACCGAGACCGCGTTCGCCGTGCACCAGACCGCCCGCCCCCATGGCTTCCCCACCCCCCGCCACTTCGCCTTCGTCGAGTCCCCGATGCCGGAACCCGGCCCGGGAACGGCGCTGGTGGAGAACCTGTTCTGGTCGGTGGACCCCTACCACCGCGAAATGATGGACGCGGACTTCGCGCTCAACGCTCCCCTGGAGGGCCGCACCCTCGGCCGGGTCGTAGACTCCCGCCATCCGGCGCTCCGCGAGGGCGAGATCGTCTTCCACCGGCAGGGCTGGCGCACCCACACTGTCGTCACCCCCGACGAGGCACGTGCTGTCCCCCACTTCGACGGCGTACCGCTCTCCGCGCACCTGAGCATCCTCGGGGGCACCGGCCTGACCGCCTACGTCGGCCTCACCCGCATCGCCGAGTTCCGCGAGGGGCAGGACATCTTCGTCTCGGCGGCGGCCGGCGGTGTGGGCACGGCCACCGGGCGGCTCGCCAGGCTGATGGGCGCTGGACGGCTGGTCGGCAGCGCGGGCAGGCCGGAGAAGGCCGCCTACCTGACCGAACACGTCGGCTACGACGAGGTCTTCGACTACCACTCGGGGCCGGCGGCCGAGCTGCTCGCCCAGGCGGCGCCCGACGGAATCGACCTCTACATGGACAATGTCGGCGGCGAGCACCTCGAAGCGGCGATCTCCTCGCTGCGTGAGTACGGGCGGATCGTGCGGATCGGCACGATCTCCCAGTACAACAGCACCGGTACGCCCTATGCCCTGCGCAACCTTCCCGACATCGTCGAGAAGAGCCTGCGCATCGATGGCTTCCTGGTCCGCAACTACCTTGATGTCCAAGAGGAGTTGTACGAGTTCGTCGTACCGCACCTGCAGAGTGGACGCATCATGCTCGACGAGACCGTGGTCGACGGCTTCGACGGCATCGTGGACGGGTTCCTGGGGATGCTGCGGGGCGAGAACCGGGGCAAGATCATCGTGCGGGCGGCCGGGGCGGACGTCTGA
- a CDS encoding PHB depolymerase family esterase, with amino-acid sequence MKRRSLLAGIVAAGAVPAVAGCSSGSARTSVAGAQLAAASGHIVEGTAITEVFGDGQKLTTVALEYDTEIDASKLSPASFKVTDRTVTNVYANTAAAKAGHGVSGRYVVIELSLMDEAARLYEDGFSGSSSSSQQPTASTSASPSSSATVSPPGSPSGGPGGGGGMKSPTLKTASAEVTQVGTVTTTGGDAYAANSAAITTSKVDNLIVDDFQQLKYTDADTGRSLQYNLFVPKNYDRSKSYPLVLFMHDGGTASTNPLITLTQGLGAVVWATPSEQAKHECFVLAPQFTGEDDEGSDGNAPALKTIKGLIDSLTGKYSIDRKRLYTTGQSGGTITSIALDFTYPDLFAASFLVAGQWDDLSQVKPLATQKIWAVVSQGDEQAYPGMTGIMDAIEKEGAKISRAVWDGQLTPAQFAPYAAQMRAKKTPVNFVALKKGTVVWPDLQENSVDNHVCTWRAAYTIEGIRDWLFEQRRK; translated from the coding sequence GTGAAACGCCGGAGTCTCCTTGCCGGAATCGTCGCCGCAGGTGCGGTTCCCGCCGTGGCCGGCTGTTCCTCCGGATCGGCGCGTACCAGCGTCGCCGGGGCGCAACTGGCCGCTGCTTCTGGCCACATCGTCGAGGGCACGGCCATCACCGAGGTGTTCGGCGACGGGCAGAAGCTCACCACCGTAGCCCTCGAGTACGACACAGAGATCGACGCGTCGAAGCTGTCGCCGGCCTCGTTCAAGGTCACCGACAGGACCGTGACCAACGTCTACGCCAATACCGCCGCGGCGAAGGCGGGACACGGGGTCAGCGGTCGATACGTCGTCATCGAGCTGTCGCTCATGGACGAGGCGGCCCGCTTGTACGAGGACGGCTTCTCGGGCTCGTCGTCCTCCTCGCAGCAGCCCACCGCCTCGACCTCGGCTTCGCCGTCGTCGTCCGCGACCGTCTCGCCGCCGGGCTCTCCGTCCGGGGGCCCGGGCGGAGGCGGGGGCATGAAGAGTCCCACGCTGAAGACGGCGTCGGCCGAGGTGACCCAGGTCGGCACGGTGACCACCACTGGCGGTGACGCGTACGCCGCGAACAGCGCGGCGATCACGACGAGCAAAGTCGACAACCTGATCGTCGACGACTTCCAGCAGCTGAAGTACACGGACGCCGACACCGGCAGGTCTCTGCAGTACAACCTGTTCGTGCCGAAGAACTACGACAGGTCGAAGTCGTATCCCCTGGTGTTGTTCATGCACGACGGGGGCACGGCGAGTACGAATCCGCTCATCACGCTGACCCAGGGGCTCGGGGCCGTCGTCTGGGCGACGCCGTCGGAGCAGGCCAAGCACGAGTGTTTCGTCCTCGCACCGCAGTTCACCGGCGAGGACGATGAGGGCAGCGACGGCAACGCACCGGCCCTGAAGACCATCAAGGGGCTGATCGACTCGCTGACCGGCAAGTACAGCATCGACAGGAAGCGTCTGTACACCACCGGCCAGTCCGGTGGCACGATCACGTCGATCGCGCTCGACTTCACCTATCCCGACCTCTTCGCCGCCTCCTTCCTCGTAGCCGGCCAGTGGGACGACCTCTCCCAGGTCAAACCGCTGGCCACGCAGAAGATCTGGGCCGTGGTGTCGCAGGGCGACGAACAGGCCTACCCCGGCATGACCGGCATCATGGACGCCATCGAGAAGGAGGGCGCCAAGATCAGCCGCGCCGTCTGGGACGGCCAGCTCACGCCCGCGCAGTTCGCCCCGTACGCCGCTCAGATGCGGGCCAAGAAGACCCCGGTCAACTTCGTGGCGCTGAAGAAGGGGACGGTGGTGTGGCCCGACCTGCAGGAGAACTCCGTCGACAACCACGTCTGCACCTGGCGGGCCGCCTACACGATCGAAGGAATCCGGGACTGGCTCTTCGAGCAGAGGAGGAAGTGA